A window of Deltaproteobacteria bacterium contains these coding sequences:
- a CDS encoding PQQ-binding-like beta-propeller repeat protein, protein MKRSILIVIAGLSVISGCSSKQNAVIQPIVIDHLTASGVPAPLGTIKVSVIMMGGLNTGLTYTWTVSNGWAITNGGNTQTATILAALAYSATGTATVTVSYTGHPDLFTTGTIALNTQGLSGSITLAYNAPWPKYRGNMQNTGLSAVNTSTTIGGLKWSFTTSGPIISSPAIGADGTIYIGTGFLGNDMSLIVSCDYGNTLYAINPNGTLKWTFATGCGIISSPVIGSDGTIYVG, encoded by the coding sequence ATGAAAAGGAGCATATTAATTGTAATTGCAGGACTATCAGTTATATCAGGGTGCAGCAGCAAGCAAAATGCCGTAATCCAACCCATAGTAATAGACCATCTAACAGCCTCTGGAGTGCCTGCACCACTGGGGACAATAAAAGTAAGTGTAATAATGATGGGTGGATTAAATACAGGGCTTACATATACATGGACAGTATCAAATGGTTGGGCAATAACAAATGGAGGGAACACGCAAACAGCAACAATTCTTGCAGCTTTAGCATATTCAGCAACTGGGACAGCAACAGTAACCGTATCTTACACAGGTCATCCTGATTTATTCACAACAGGTACAATTGCATTGAATACACAAGGACTATCAGGTTCAATAACCCTTGCATATAATGCCCCATGGCCAAAATACAGAGGAAATATGCAGAACACGGGATTAAGTGCTGTAAATACAAGCACAACAATAGGAGGTTTAAAGTGGAGTTTTACAACAAGTGGTCCGATCATTTCATCACCAGCCATAGGAGCGGATGGCACAATCTATATTGGGACAGGATTTTTGGGCAACGATATGAGCCTAATAGTTTCTTGTGATTATGGCAATACCCTCTATGCAATCAATCCAAACGGCACACTTAAATGGACATTTGCCACAGGATGTGGGATTATATCCTCTCCTGTCATCGGTTCTGACGGCACGATCTATGTAGGCTAA